The nucleotide window ATAAATATGGGGAAAATTTGCCCTTGTTAGACACTTTAGGATACGCAGAAATGAAACAATATTTGGCCGGAAAAATCTCTTTATCTGAAGCCAAAGAGTTAACGGTGCTTCATACTCGTCAATTTGCTAAACGCCAACGAACTTGGTTTAGAGCTTATCCGGAAATTCATTGGTTTGATGCTAATGCTCCCCATTTACTCGATCAAGTGACTCAATTAATCAGGGATAATTGCTCATTAATAGTTAGCCATTAACCTTGACCATTGAACATCAAATTAATAAAATTTTATCATGAATAAAACCTTGGAGCAAAGAGAAAGAATGACAGGCTGGTTAATGATTATTCCAGCTTTAATTATCTTAGGCTTAGTTTTCATTTATCCTATAGCCAGAGCATTTTGGTTAAGTTTATTTACCGAAAATCTGGGAACTCAATTACAACCGATTTTCTCAGGATTTACCAATTATGGACGAATGTTAGGAGATGGGCGCTTTTGGCAATCTTTCCGAAATACAACGGTTTTTACTCTCGCTAGTGTTATTCTAGAACTTCTGTTAGGATTAGCGATCGCTTTAGTCTTAAATCAATCCTTTCGAGGCAGAAATTTAGTGCGAACCATTGCGATTATTCCTTGGGCATTACCGACTGCTATTATGGGATTAGCTTGGGCGTGGATTTTTAACGATCAATATGGTGTGGTTAACGATATTTTACAAAGAACAGGATTAATTGACCAAGGAATGACTTGGCTAGGAGATCCCACCTTGGCGATGATGGCTTTAATTATTGCTGATGTTTGGAAAACTACCCCCTTTATTAGTATTATTCTTTTAGCCGGTTTACAATCTATTCCCTCGGATTTATATGAAGCTCATGCCATTGATGGGGCTAATACTTGGCAAAGTTTCTATCAAATTACTCTGCCCTTAATTATGCCTCAAATTTTAATAGCGATGGTCTTTCGTTTTGCTCAGGCATTTGGCATTTTTGACCTAGTTCAAGTGATGACCGGTGGGGGGCCAGCCGGAGCAACCGAAACCGTTTCTATTTATATTTATTCTACTGTTATGCGTTATCTCGATTTTGGTTATGGGGCGGCTTTAGTGGTAGTAACCTTTGCCTTATTGGTTTTAGGCGTAGCACTAACAGCTTGGTTATTCCGAAAAATTAGTACAAATTGAAATTAATTTTTTTTGAATTGAATTATGTCTATTTCCATCAAAGAAACTAAACAGACTAAACCTAAATTAAAATATAGCTATAAAAAAATCATTTTAAGGGTAAGTATAGTCTTAGTTGTTACTTTTTTTCTCCTGCCAATTCTTTGGCAGATTTTAACCTCACTTAAAGTCAATGAAGATATATCCGCTATTCCAACTATTTATTTTCCCTCTCGGCTAACGTTAGACCATTATTTAGAATTATTTAGCCGTCGTCCTTTTGCTCTTTATATTTTGAATAGTGCTTTAGTTTCCCTCATTTCAACGGTTTTATGTTTAGCAATTGGTTCGCCGGCGGCTTACGGGTTAGCTAGACTAAAACTTCCGGGAGAAAGTATTATTTTAGCGGGAATTTTAGTCATTACTTTATTTCCTTATGTTTTACTGTTTCTGGGACTGTTAGAAGTGATCAAATTTTTTAATTTAGGCAATAATTATTTAGCCTTAATTATTCCTTATACGGCGATTAATTTACCTCTCACTATTTTAGTGATGCGGAGTTTCTTTCAACAATTGCCCAGAGACCTAGAAGATGCCGCCAAAATAGATGGTTATAATACTTTGGGTATGCTGATCAATATTCTACTTCCTCTGACAGCCCCCGCTTTAGTAACGACGGGAATTTTAACCTTTATTTTTGCTTGGAATGAATATATTTTTGCTTTAACATTTATTACTCAAGAAAGCCTGAAAACTATTCCTGTAGCAACTGCTCAATTAGGAGGGGCAACAGTATTTGAAATTCCTTATGGGCCAATTGCAGCCGCAACGGTTTTAGGTACATTTCCCTTAGTCTTACTGGTTCTATTTTTCCAAAGACGAATTGTTCAAGGATTGACGGCAGGTGCAGTTAAAGGATAAAGTTTGAAGTTAAAAAAATATAGTGTTACCGCTCATGATTCGTAAATTTTTAGCCCTTTTACTCGCCAGTTTATTAGGCGTTATTCTTTACACGGGTATGAGTTCTCAAACGAGTGCTAAAACCCCTTTTGTACAAGATAATATCTCAAAACTCTGGGAATCTCATCAAAGTGATCGTCCTATTGCTTCTCCTTTAGTGAGTCAACAACCGAGCGTCTCCGTTACAGAACAAACGGTTGTCTATGGAACACTTCATAAAAAACCCATTACCGGTTATCTAGCTCGTCCCTCTCAACCTCAAGAAAATTTACCCGGATTAATCGTTATTCATGAATGGTGGGGACTGAATGATAATATTAAAATGATGACTCGACGACTCGCCGGAGAAGGGTACACAGCTTTAGCGGTGGATTTTTACGGAGGAGAAGTGGCCGATAATCCGACAATGGCCTCCCAATTAGTCAGCGAAGCTCAAAAAAATCCTCAATTATTACAAAATAATATTCGTCAAGCTTATCAATATTTAGAAACAAATCAAAATGCCCCCAAAATAGGGAGTATTGGCTGGTGTTTTGGCGGAACTTGGTCACTCAATACCGCCTTATTATTTCCTGAACAACTCGATGCGGCAGTCATTTATTATGGTGGAGGAATAGAGACTAATCCCAATTTGCTGAAAACTCTACAGATGCCTATTTTAGGAATTTTTGGAGAGTTGGATCAAAATCCTCCTGTAGCTAAAGTTAGAGAATTTGAAAAAACCCTTCAATCCCTCGATAAATCCGTTGAAATTTATATTTATGAAAATGCTAATCATGCTTTTGCTAATCCTTCCGGAACTCGTTATAATGCGGAAGCAGCCGAGGATGCTTGGAAAAAAACCACAGCCTTTTTAGAAAAACACTTAAAATAATGGATAATTGATCAACAGTGAACAGTTAACAGTGAACAGTTAAGATTGAAATAATTAATAATTATGAGTAATAAATTTCTCTTACTGACCACTGATAACTCTCTTAGTGTTAACTGTTAACTGTTAACTGTTAACTCTTCCCTATTCCCTGCTTTTTTCCCAAAGCATCTCTCAATTGTGCAGAAGGTTTATCAAACGCCCTGAGAAGACCCCCGATTTATCGGGGGAGCGTCAATTTAAAACAGTAGGAATTTGGGTGACGATTTGTGAGACAATATCATCAGGGGTTTGCTCAGATGTGATAGCAATTCTTAAATCTGCCTCTGCATATAAGGATTGTCTCTGACTTAATAAAAATTCTAGCTTCTGTCTAAGCTCATCAAGATCATCTACTTGAAGTAAAGGTCTATTGGGATCATCTCTATTGCTATCATCAGCTAACCGTTGTATCAGTAAATCTACGGGAGCATCTAACCAAATAATTAACCCATGACGTAGATAACTCCAGTTGATTTGTTTTAAAATTATTCCTCCACCCGTAGCAATAACGCTTCTCGTATAAGCACACAGTTCTCGTAAAACTTGAGACTCTAACTCTCGGAAAAAGTCTTCTCCTTGTGTAGCGAAAATTTCCTTAATAGTTTGACCCGTCACTTTTTTAATCACAACATCACTATCAAAAAAACGATAGTCTAATTGTTCCGCTAACCCTTGTCCTACTGTAGTTTTACCTGTTCCCGGCAAACCGACCAGAAAAATACTCAGTCCTTTAAGTAAATTTGACATTTTTAACTAGATGATTAGGTTTGCTATATTGTTTACTATAGTCTCCCATAAAACCTCATAAATTAACAGATTCTTAGCTGATTGTTAACACTTTTAGGGAAAAAATGCTAAATTTATATAAAGGTTTTTCCTTCCTAAGCTAAGACGCATTTAATTTTTATATTCTAATCGAGGAGAAATAAACCCTCTTCACATACGCCCCCTTGCCATGCGCCCCCTTTCCCACATCCTACTACAAAGAATAATTTAAATGCGTAACAGCTTAACACTTACTGACTTCAGTCGAAACTATTCTATTAGTTGATCAAAATTCAATTCTGTCATCTATCCTAAAATAGATATGGTTAATGTGATTAGAGCAACAAGTTAACGAAATATAAAATTTTTATGAAAATTCTCATTTAATCTATTAATCAAATTAATAATACTGATTAGCCCCGAAAAAATGCTTATAATATATATATTTTTTAAGGACGGAACTTAACAAAAACTTCATATGATATTGACGAAACTTTTATGAAAAGTGTAAAGTTAAGTAAATAAGCGGTATATTTAATTTAAACGCACAAGCCAACTATCTAGGATGCTTTTTACTCAGTAGATTCCTAGAGATTTTTAAAAAAAAGCTGGAGCCAGAAAAATGCTATATATAAGAGAATTAGTTCAACAAGCCCTTGACACAGGATATTTAACTTTAGAGGCAGAGGAAACCCTCCGCCGAATGTTAATGAGTAAATATTCACAAGAAGATCTAGAAGCTTTTATTACTTTACAACAAGCAGCGATGGCGGGTCTAGTCAAGCAACAGTCCCGGGAAGTGATGATAGTCTCGTGAACTCCTCTCGATCTTAGTCGAGATCTTGCTGGTTCATAGGTCGATGCCTCTATTAGTTGCCTAATATCGGTCTTAGTCATCCTCCAGTGGCAGAACTGCTCTTTTCTATCAATAGGTCTAAGTTTTCAAGGTACTATAGGCCACAAGCCGGATGGGTAATGGGGGATTAATTAAAGTACACCTCATTTTATAAATTTTCTCTAAGCTTTTGATGGCTAGAACTCAGTTTGCTCATAAAAAATTAAATACTTAATTTAATGTTTTTAAAACGGTTAAATAATGCTCGTGAATCTCCTGATGATCTTGTTCGGCTGAAAGGTCTTCTAACCCATCTTGATGAATCATTTTTGCCTGAGTCATCAATATTTCCCGATCCTCTTGATTATGAGTGTGGGAGGCAATTTCTGCCAAGGCTTCTAACAGACGAATTCTCACGGCAACACTAGAGCTTACATATTGCCGAATCGGATTAAAAGCTAAATTGATCATACTTTTAAAAGTAACGGGATTGGCAATCACCCGTAATTTTTTATCCTCGTCATAACGATAGGGAGAAGGAATTTCTCTTTCTACAAAGTTACATAATCCTTCACACAGTCGATCAATACAACGAATGGCAGTAAACGGATCATTAATCCCTGGAGAAAGTGCCCTCGACGCAATTTCTACCAACTGATTAACGGAAAATTCTACGTCTTGCTGTTGGCTTCGTTGTCGTCCGACCAGAAAGACTTGATTAATCTTTTTTTTCAAAGATTTATTAACAGAATAATCTGGGTAAACTCTGACTAATTCTTTACCTTTAATAATAAAATATCCAGGACGATGAAGAATTTGGATGATTAGATCGTGAGACTTAGCTATTTTTAATAATTTATCTTCATCAATGAGTTGAATATACCCACTCTGACGGGAGCAAATTAGACAAGTTTTTTCCTCAAAATTTACTGGTAAATCGGAAAAATGATCTTCAATTTGATGAGTAATTTTTCGGCCTAATTTTTCAGGGAAGAGGCGAGCTATGCCATCATTAAGATCGTTACTCACATCAGCAATAACAACATCTGCTTGAATCGATTCAGCCGCATGATGGATAAAATAAATTAATACCCCGATACTCAATAGAGCTAAAATAAGAGCAACGGTGACTGATATTTGAGGAATAAATATTTGATAATCATCTCCGCGAACAGTCCGCAATATTAGCAAACAATAGATAAACGTGGCGATAAATGTCCCTAAAACGATTTGATTGCCCGTATCTTGCATAAAATTCCGCAACAGTCTAGGCCCGAATTGGGAAGAGGCTAAAGTGAGCGCGACAACGGTGATAGAAAAAACCGTTCCGCTAACCGCAATCATCGAACCGGCGATCGTGGATAATACAGCCCTCGCCCCATCCGGCCCCCCAGTATAAATCCAACTTAACTTTTTAATCAATCCTTCTCCAAGTCTATGATCGACAGTGATCATCCCAAAGGCAAGCACTACTGCACTAATGGCCATTAGGGTTGGGATAAACCAATAGCTAGTATGGAGGGATTCCCAGATTTTTCCAAGTTTGAGCGGTGGTTTCATAGTTTGGGCAATGATTTAGAGTAGATCTCCGACTAGGCGAATTTTTTGAAAAGGAGAACAGATTAGCTGTTTTTCGCTAAAGTTCTTAATTTCCTCTCCATCTATCCAGACTTGTTGCAGTTTCATCCCATGCAAACATAATTCAATTTTTGAGTAGGGAAAGTTAAATTCTCCTTGTTCTAAACGGGTTAATTCTAATTCTCCCTGATCTCGTTTTAAGCAAAATCGATCGATACGCCAATCTCCATAACCGTCTCCTTCATCGCTATAGAGATAATTTTCACAAGTTCCCTCAACTGGGGGATAAATATGTAAAGTAAGTTCTTGATCTGTTTCCATCGGAAGAATATTACCCGCCCGGACTAACAGAGGAATTCCCGTCAGGGGAGCATCTAATTCAACCTCTGGGCAATTTTCTATGACTCGATCATCCCAAAAATGATACCAGCGCCCTTTAGGAAGCACCACAGAACGCGATCGCATTCCTTCTTTAACAACGGGACAAACCATGAGAGCATTCCCCACTAAAAAAGCATCCTCTACATCCCAGAGTCGTTGATCATCTACATCCAACCAAAACAAAGGCCGAACTATCGGATCACCGGTTTGGGTAGCTTCCCAAGCGAGGGTATAAAAATAAGGAATGAGACGGTAACGCAGTTGTAAAAAGTCTCTGGCGATGCTTAGTATAGGTTCTCCGTAACTCCAAGGAGTGCGAGGTTTAACATTATTAGCTGAATGAGTCCGACAAAAGGGTAAAAAGCAGGCCAATTGAAACCAGCGTAGATAAAGTTCTGGAGAAGGATCTCCCTTAAAACCGCCGATATCTGGCCCACTATAGGGAATGCCTGAAAGTCCCATATTTAAAACTGTGGGGATAGTTTGCCCTAATGCTTCCCAAGTTGAATCGATATCCCCTGTCCAAGTCCAAGCATACCGTTGTAATCCTGCCCAACCTGCTCGTGAGACAATAAAAGGACGGTGATTAACCTGATAATCTCGTAAGGCTTCATATCCTGCCCTAGCCTGTAGTAAACCATAGATATTATGCGCTTCTAGATGATTTCCGCCTCGACCTTCCATCGCGTGTTGAGTGGCGTGGGGAGGTAGGGTAGAATCGCCCCAAAGGGTAAAAACGCCGGGTTCATTCATATCATGCCAAAAGCCAGCAAAACCTAAATCGAGTAAATATTCATATTGCCGACTCCACCAATGACGGGCTAAGGGGTCAGTAAAATCGGGAAAAGCACACATTCCCGGCCATACGGGGGCAAAAATTAACTTATTGTCTTGAGTTTTACAGAAAATCTCTTGAGTAATCCCTTCTTCAAAGAGTTTATTATCCCGATGGGGTTTGACTCCGGGGTTAATAATGATAATTAGCCGAACGCCTTTATCTTTAAGCTCTTGGGTAAACTCTCTAATTTTAGGAAAGCGATCCGGATCGATAGTAAAGGCTCGAAAGTCATCTAGACAGTCAATATCGAGGTGTATTGCACTTAAAGGGAGGTTATGGGTAATAAACCCTTGGGCAACTTGTCGCACAACCTCTTCGGTTTCAAATCCCCATCGAGATTGATGATAGCCGAAAGCCCACCGAGGAGGCAACACAGGACAACCGGTTAATTGAGTATATCGTTCTACCACTTGTTTTATAGAACCGATCGCCAGATAATACCGTAATGCGCCCCCGTCAAACTGCGCTCTAGCTTCCTCTTTAAAGCTAAAATTACCAGAGTAAGTATTTTCATAAAAAATTAGGTAACTTCCCCCAGAATGTAGCCCTAGATACACGGGAATACAAAGATAAAGAGGATCTGCTCCTGGCCCATATTTGCCCCCCATGTCATAGTTCCACATTCGATAAGATCTTGCTTCTTTCTCACTTTTAGGAGCAGTGCGAAGGTTAAGGGGAGCGGCTCTTTCTCCTAACCCATAAATATGTTCACAGGGCTGTAATTTTGCCTGATGTAACCACTCTTCCCCCTTACGTTGAGGGGGATATTCTTCCCGTATTAACTGCCCGTCAAGAGTCTTAAACGTTAAGCTACCCTCTTGACTGACTAAGATTTGTAAGGTGTTACTAGAAACGCTCCACTGATTTTCCCCTTGCTCAAAAGTTGTCTCTACGGTTGGCCAATCTTTACAAGCAATTCCATAAGCAATGGGAATTTTACCCGGTTTCCAATCGATTTGCACGAAATCAGGGGTTAAAAATCTGATTTCTAGTTCTGCTCCCTCAAATTTAAAATATCCTCCTCTTTCTGTTGATTCTGCTTGAAGACATTTTTCCGGTTTTTGGGGAGTTTCTGGGGGGTTTTTCGGGCGATATTTGCGTTCTAAGCGATCGCGTTGCCAACTATAGAAAAGCGAACCTAAAAAGCGCTTAAGTCTAACATAGCGGAATCTTAAGACAGCTTGTTTATAAAGATCCATAACGGTTATTAAATAGCAAAATAAGGGCGACAACTGAGGTTTAATTTCAGAGTGTCTCATTAATTTAGTAACGCTTTTGATAGTAGCGAATGATTTAACCTAAGTGTATCTAACCTTTGGAGGAAGCGAGTTGAACGAATATACCTCGGATGCGTTCTTTGGGCGATGATGCAGAAGAAGAAAGATCCCCCCAACCCCCCTTAATAAGGGGGGCTAAATTGCAATCTGCTTAATAAGAGGGCTAAATTGCAATATGTAGGATGCGTTCCCAACGCATCTAATTAGCTCTAGAAACTTAAAAACCGCTTCTTAATCTCCTGTTAAAAAAGTGTTGTTAATGTAATTCTGTAAAAACTTACCCCAAATAAACAAATTTAAGCGGTTAAAGATGAATTACAGAAACCTGTCTCTTTTACTGGCGACTTCGTTCGCCTTTCTTTTTCCAACTTCAGCCCAAGCCCTAGATTTTGTTAATACTCTTACTATACCAGGAGATACAACAGATTTGTTTCCCCTAAATGGGGGTTCTGGAGGAGCAAATGTTAATCGTTTGGGGATGTTTTCTGATTTGTATTATGATCGCCATCAAAATGTTTACTATGGATTGAGCGATCGCGGGCCAGGAGGAGGCGTAATTCCTTACGAAACCAGAGTGCAAAAATTTACCCTTGATGTTGATTCAAATACGGGAGCTATCAGTAATTTTGCCATTCAAGAGACGATTGTTTTCAACAATAATGGCAATTCTTTTAATGGATTAAATCCTCAATTGCTCAATGGAAATTCGAGTAACTTAGGAATGAGTTTTGATCCCGAAGGCTTTGTCGTGGGTTATAATGGCAATTTTTATATCTCTGATGAATATGGCCCATCTGTCTATGAATTTAGTCCTAATGGATCTTTTATCAGATCTTTTCTTATCCCAGAAAATCTCATTCCTAAAGAAAGTAATGGGACTCCAAACTATCTTAATGGACGGCCTACTATTGTAAACGGTCGTCAAGATAATCGAGGGTTTGAAGGGTTGGCCATGAGTCCTGATGGGTCTAAATTATACGCTATGTTACAAGACCCCTTAGTTAATGAAGGCTCTCCAGATGGTCGCTACAGTGGGAATTTAAGACTGGTAGAGTTCGATACACAAACCGGTGAAAGTACAGCCCAATATATCTATACACTAGAAAGCCTAGCTGAAATCAACGATCGCCTTGACCCTAGCAGTGATTTTTCAGCCACTGCACAAGGTCGCAATATCGGTATTAGTGCGATCGCTGCCCTTAATGACTCTGAATTCTTAGTTTTAGAGCGAGATAATCGGGGTTTTGGGGTTGAAGACCCTACTTTGCCGAGTAATCCTCTTGTTGGTAGCAAACGAGTCTATAAAATTAGTCTTGTTGGTGCAACGGATGTGAGCAATATTAGTTTAGCGGGAACTAATAATTTACCAGTTGGAATTACTCCGGTTAGTAAATCTTTATTTCTTGACGTTGCTTCCTCTTTAACAGCAGCAGGAGAAATTGTTCCTGAAAAGTTAGAAGGGTTAACGATCGGGCCTCAATTAGCTAATGGAAATTATGCTCTATTACTGGGGACTGATAATGACTTCAGCGTGACTCAAGACAGTGGTCTTACTCAGTATAATGTTTGCACCAATGGAACAACTGCTGACGATAGTATTCCTATTAATGGAAGTTGTCCGACAGGACTAGATTTAATTCCTGGATATCTCTATTCATATAACGTCAGTGCCACTGAGTTAGGAAACTATGTACCGCCTCAAACTATCCCCGAACCTTTAACTATTTTCGGTGTAGGAACTGCCCTGAGCTTTGGGACTTTGTTCAAACGAAAACAATCTTTAAAAAGGAAATAAATCATCGAAAATCTCCATCATTTGCTAAAGGTTAGGAATGTTTGAACCTATGGTTTTATGGACATTGTCCACTTTAGCAAAACAACCCCCCTTTAAAAAGATTAGGGAACAGAAATAAAAAATAAAAATAAAGTAAGGGGGTATAAAATTATCGATTAACGGTGTGCATCAGTGCTTCAGGATAGCGTGTTCCTGCGGCAACTCCAAGGGGAGCTACTTCTTCTATACGCTGTAAATCTTCCTGACTCATTTCAATATCAATTGCTCCTAAATTTTCTTCGAGTCGTTGACAGTTTTTTGTGCCCGGAATAGGGATAATGT belongs to Gloeothece citriformis PCC 7424 and includes:
- a CDS encoding carbohydrate ABC transporter permease, translating into MNKTLEQRERMTGWLMIIPALIILGLVFIYPIARAFWLSLFTENLGTQLQPIFSGFTNYGRMLGDGRFWQSFRNTTVFTLASVILELLLGLAIALVLNQSFRGRNLVRTIAIIPWALPTAIMGLAWAWIFNDQYGVVNDILQRTGLIDQGMTWLGDPTLAMMALIIADVWKTTPFISIILLAGLQSIPSDLYEAHAIDGANTWQSFYQITLPLIMPQILIAMVFRFAQAFGIFDLVQVMTGGGPAGATETVSIYIYSTVMRYLDFGYGAALVVVTFALLVLGVALTAWLFRKISTN
- a CDS encoding carbohydrate ABC transporter permease, encoding MSISIKETKQTKPKLKYSYKKIILRVSIVLVVTFFLLPILWQILTSLKVNEDISAIPTIYFPSRLTLDHYLELFSRRPFALYILNSALVSLISTVLCLAIGSPAAYGLARLKLPGESIILAGILVITLFPYVLLFLGLLEVIKFFNLGNNYLALIIPYTAINLPLTILVMRSFFQQLPRDLEDAAKIDGYNTLGMLINILLPLTAPALVTTGILTFIFAWNEYIFALTFITQESLKTIPVATAQLGGATVFEIPYGPIAAATVLGTFPLVLLVLFFQRRIVQGLTAGAVKG
- a CDS encoding dienelactone hydrolase family protein gives rise to the protein MIRKFLALLLASLLGVILYTGMSSQTSAKTPFVQDNISKLWESHQSDRPIASPLVSQQPSVSVTEQTVVYGTLHKKPITGYLARPSQPQENLPGLIVIHEWWGLNDNIKMMTRRLAGEGYTALAVDFYGGEVADNPTMASQLVSEAQKNPQLLQNNIRQAYQYLETNQNAPKIGSIGWCFGGTWSLNTALLFPEQLDAAVIYYGGGIETNPNLLKTLQMPILGIFGELDQNPPVAKVREFEKTLQSLDKSVEIYIYENANHAFANPSGTRYNAEAAEDAWKKTTAFLEKHLK
- a CDS encoding shikimate kinase, with translation MSNLLKGLSIFLVGLPGTGKTTVGQGLAEQLDYRFFDSDVVIKKVTGQTIKEIFATQGEDFFRELESQVLRELCAYTRSVIATGGGIILKQINWSYLRHGLIIWLDAPVDLLIQRLADDSNRDDPNRPLLQVDDLDELRQKLEFLLSQRQSLYAEADLRIAITSEQTPDDIVSQIVTQIPTVLN
- a CDS encoding DUF2254 domain-containing protein translates to MKPPLKLGKIWESLHTSYWFIPTLMAISAVVLAFGMITVDHRLGEGLIKKLSWIYTGGPDGARAVLSTIAGSMIAVSGTVFSITVVALTLASSQFGPRLLRNFMQDTGNQIVLGTFIATFIYCLLILRTVRGDDYQIFIPQISVTVALILALLSIGVLIYFIHHAAESIQADVVIADVSNDLNDGIARLFPEKLGRKITHQIEDHFSDLPVNFEEKTCLICSRQSGYIQLIDEDKLLKIAKSHDLIIQILHRPGYFIIKGKELVRVYPDYSVNKSLKKKINQVFLVGRQRSQQQDVEFSVNQLVEIASRALSPGINDPFTAIRCIDRLCEGLCNFVEREIPSPYRYDEDKKLRVIANPVTFKSMINLAFNPIRQYVSSSVAVRIRLLEALAEIASHTHNQEDREILMTQAKMIHQDGLEDLSAEQDHQEIHEHYLTVLKTLN
- a CDS encoding glycoside hydrolase family 31 protein, whose translation is MDLYKQAVLRFRYVRLKRFLGSLFYSWQRDRLERKYRPKNPPETPQKPEKCLQAESTERGGYFKFEGAELEIRFLTPDFVQIDWKPGKIPIAYGIACKDWPTVETTFEQGENQWSVSSNTLQILVSQEGSLTFKTLDGQLIREEYPPQRKGEEWLHQAKLQPCEHIYGLGERAAPLNLRTAPKSEKEARSYRMWNYDMGGKYGPGADPLYLCIPVYLGLHSGGSYLIFYENTYSGNFSFKEEARAQFDGGALRYYLAIGSIKQVVERYTQLTGCPVLPPRWAFGYHQSRWGFETEEVVRQVAQGFITHNLPLSAIHLDIDCLDDFRAFTIDPDRFPKIREFTQELKDKGVRLIIIINPGVKPHRDNKLFEEGITQEIFCKTQDNKLIFAPVWPGMCAFPDFTDPLARHWWSRQYEYLLDLGFAGFWHDMNEPGVFTLWGDSTLPPHATQHAMEGRGGNHLEAHNIYGLLQARAGYEALRDYQVNHRPFIVSRAGWAGLQRYAWTWTGDIDSTWEALGQTIPTVLNMGLSGIPYSGPDIGGFKGDPSPELYLRWFQLACFLPFCRTHSANNVKPRTPWSYGEPILSIARDFLQLRYRLIPYFYTLAWEATQTGDPIVRPLFWLDVDDQRLWDVEDAFLVGNALMVCPVVKEGMRSRSVVLPKGRWYHFWDDRVIENCPEVELDAPLTGIPLLVRAGNILPMETDQELTLHIYPPVEGTCENYLYSDEGDGYGDWRIDRFCLKRDQGELELTRLEQGEFNFPYSKIELCLHGMKLQQVWIDGEEIKNFSEKQLICSPFQKIRLVGDLL
- a CDS encoding PEP-CTERM sorting domain-containing protein, yielding MNYRNLSLLLATSFAFLFPTSAQALDFVNTLTIPGDTTDLFPLNGGSGGANVNRLGMFSDLYYDRHQNVYYGLSDRGPGGGVIPYETRVQKFTLDVDSNTGAISNFAIQETIVFNNNGNSFNGLNPQLLNGNSSNLGMSFDPEGFVVGYNGNFYISDEYGPSVYEFSPNGSFIRSFLIPENLIPKESNGTPNYLNGRPTIVNGRQDNRGFEGLAMSPDGSKLYAMLQDPLVNEGSPDGRYSGNLRLVEFDTQTGESTAQYIYTLESLAEINDRLDPSSDFSATAQGRNIGISAIAALNDSEFLVLERDNRGFGVEDPTLPSNPLVGSKRVYKISLVGATDVSNISLAGTNNLPVGITPVSKSLFLDVASSLTAAGEIVPEKLEGLTIGPQLANGNYALLLGTDNDFSVTQDSGLTQYNVCTNGTTADDSIPINGSCPTGLDLIPGYLYSYNVSATELGNYVPPQTIPEPLTIFGVGTALSFGTLFKRKQSLKRK